A segment of the Posidoniimonas polymericola genome:
CGGCGTGTCGGCCTGCATGTCGCTGATGTTCCCAACGATTTACGGCATCGCCCTGGAAGGGCTCGGCGACGACGCCAAGCTCGCCTCGGCCGGCCTGATCTGCGCGATCGGCGGCGGCTGCGTGATGCCGCCGCTGCAGGCCTCGATCATGGACCTCGACGCCTTCAACTTCGGCGCCATGACGCTGTCGTCGACGCGAGTGTCGTTCATCCTGCCGCTGATCTGTTTTGTGGTGGTCGGGCTGTACGGGCTGCGGAGTCGCCACCGCACGGCGTAGCAGCCGGCGGGGAGATCCGAGGTCCCGTTGAGAAACGGGGACAGGCACGAAGCGGCATTGGTAGCAACGGCTTCTGTCGCCCCACGACGCATCGAGCCAGTCCCCGTTTCTCAACTATCCGCCCAGCCAAAAAAACAGGCCGCCTAACTCAAAAAAGAACAGGCCCCGGCAAGTTTGCCGGGGCCTGTTGGCGTTTCGTACTCGCTTTCAGGCTCACCAGGAAATCTGCGACGCTTCGGTCTCGCTGACGCCCCAGATGGCGGCGCTGTCGGCCTGCACGTCGGCCGAGCGGTAGTTGCCATTGGCGAAGGCCACGCCGGTGCTGCGGCTGTAGGACTGGCCGCCGAACACGCCGAACGAGTTGGCCTGGCTCTTGCTCACGGCGAAGCCGCCGTTCGACACGGCCGTGGAGCTGTTGATCGCCTCGCCGTAGCCGCCGAAGTAGCCCGACGCGTTGGCGCCGCCCTCGGCGATCGCCACACCATTGGTCGAGAACGCGGCGCTGGTGCTGTCGGCGTAGGCGTTGCCGCGGGCGCGGGCCGCGTCGGTCGCCCGGGCGTAGCCGCCCTGGGTGGCCGCGATGGCGTTGGAGTTGCTGCGGGCGCCCCAGCCGCGGGCCGAGCTGTTGCCGCTGGCGATCGCGGTGCCGCCGTCGGCCGCGGCGATGGCCGTGCCGGTGGCGTACCCGCCGTAGCGGCCGTCGCCCCGCATGTTGGCGATCGCCGTGCCGCCGTTGGTCGCCGAGGCGTGGGCGCTGATGTTGGTGTTGCCGCGGCCGCTGGCGGTCGCCCGGGCGACGCCGCCGTTGGAGAAGCTGCTGGCGCGGACCTGGGCCGAGGCGTCGGCGGCGATCAGCGGCAGGGCGAGCAGGGCAACAAGAGCGAGTGAGCGAGACATCGTAGTAACTCCTTGTTCGGGGTAGGCGGGCCGTCGCGGCTCGCGGGTTCGGGTAACACCCTTACCTGCCGGTTGAGGCCCGACACCCCGCGCACGACCGGTAAGAATGTGAAAGTTTTTCAAAGCCAATTGCCGAAGCTATGCCGACGCGGTCGTGGTGACGGAAGGTTGGCCACGCAAAGGCACAAAAGGGCACAAGAGGAGGGCTTCGTTCCAGCACTCAGGGTGGGGCAAACGCGTCAGAGCCATCAGCCCCGTGCCCAGGTGAACTCGTGCTCAGGTGAACTCGTGCTCAGGTGAAACGAAGGCCTCCCTACTCTTGTGTCTTTTCGTGCCTTTTCGTGGCCATCTACTTCCCGCCGGATTCAATCGTTTGTCAACGAAAACCGGGCCGGCCTTCACGGGGAAGACCGACCCGGCGGGGATCAGGTTGTTGACCTAAGCCTGCTGCCTACATCTGGCTGCGGATCGCGTCGGCGACCGTGGCGGGCAGCTTCGCCAGCTGGGTTTCGACTTCCTCACGAGTCCCCGAGAGCTGCACCTTCTGCTGACCGTCGGCGGTGGGGACGCTCGCCTCAATGGCGTAGGCGCCGTTGACCATGCTGACGGCGACGGCCGAGCCGGGTGTGGCGTTCCAGCCGCCGATGCGGCGGCCGACGTTGACGTTGCGGAGCGAGTTGCCGAGGTGCGGGTGCATCGTGCCGGGGCCGTAGTTGTGCAGCCGGACCCGCGGCTGAACAGTCACCCGCTGCGGGCCCTTGGAGGTCAGCAGCGTCAGCTCGGTCGGCTGCTGCAGGAAGCCCAGCGAGCGGGACTCGTCGACTGGCTCGCCGTTGATCTCCAGCACGACCAGCCCTTTGACCAGGCCCGCCCTGGCGGCCGGGCTGGCCGGCTCGACGTGGCTGATGTAGATGCCGCCCCGCTGCTGGAGTTCGGGCAGGCGGTGGTAGAGCTCGGGCATGGCGTCGGTCTTGAGTCCCCAGCTGAGCATCACGGGGTCGGCCGGCAGGCCCCCCACCTTGGCGCCCAGCGCCGCGGCGGGGAGTTGGGCTGCCGCGGGCAGCACCTGGCTAAGCGTGTCTTGCTTGAGCTGATTGATGTCGATCGGGCCGGCGGGAGCGATGTTGAACGGGAGTTGAGCGGTCGCGGTGTCGGCTGCGGGGGCGGCGACGACGGCGACGATCAGCAGC
Coding sequences within it:
- a CDS encoding PDZ domain-containing protein; this encodes MSRTFLLLIVAVVAAPAADTATAQLPFNIAPAGPIDINQLKQDTLSQVLPAAAQLPAAALGAKVGGLPADPVMLSWGLKTDAMPELYHRLPELQQRGGIYISHVEPASPAARAGLVKGLVVLEINGEPVDESRSLGFLQQPTELTLLTSKGPQRVTVQPRVRLHNYGPGTMHPHLGNSLRNVNVGRRIGGWNATPGSAVAVSMVNGAYAIEASVPTADGQQKVQLSGTREEVETQLAKLPATVADAIRSQM